TCGTTTTTCGCCGATACGAGAACGATCTTTACGCACTGCGCGAACGCCGCCGACGAGGAGTTGGACGCGATTGGGAATATCGGCGGGGCGATCGTGCATTGCCCCGTTTCTAATCGGCTTTTAGGTTGCGGTTTGCTCTCGCTTGAAAAGGTAAAGAATCGCGAGATTCCGTATCTGATCGCCACCGACGGATTAAGCTCTAACTACTCGCTTAATCTTTTTGGCGAACTAAGATCGGCGCTGTTTATGCACGAAGGGCTTGATCTGCCGCTTTTGGCGCGCGATCTGTTAAGGAGCGTTACCGATTCGGCGGCTAGGGTTTTGGGGTTAAACGCGGGGCGTTTGGCGAGCGGTTACGCGGCGGATATTATTTCATTCAGGTTGCCTAGCGACGCGAACGACGACGCGCTTTTGCCGCTTCATACGATTTTGCGCGCGCCAGAGGCGATGGACAACATATTTATCAACGGGGAGAGAGTCTGATGGCGGAGTTTTTTAAAAAGCTGTTTTACCTTATTACGGCGCCGATCGCGTTTATTCAAAATCACTTCAAAGCGGTTTTGCTTGTGCTGATCTTCGCGCTTGCTTTACTGTTCTCTCAGTCGGAGCGACAGCCGAATCTATACGTAATCGAGCTGTATGGAGAGATTTTTGACGCCTCTGAATTTTTGGCGAACGTAGAGAAGGCTAAAGCCGAACACGTCAAAGGCGTTTTGCTTGTGGTGGATTCCCCCGGAGGGGCGATCGCTCCAAGCGTGGAGATGATGATGGCGGTGCGCGATCTAAGCCGAAGAAAGCCCGTCGTGGCTTACGCTTCGGACGTTATGGCGAGCGGTAGCTATTACGCTTCGGCGTGGGCGAACGAGATTGTCGCCAATCCGGGCGGACTTATCGGTTCGATTGGCGTAGTGATCGAGGGCGCGAATATGTCTAAGCTGTTAGATACGATCGGCGTTAAGATTAACGTGGTCAAGGCGGGCGAATATAAAGAGGTCGGCGCCTTTTACCGCGATCCTACGGCAGCGGAACAGGCGCAACTCGAAAGCCTGATCGAAGATATTTACGATATGTTTGTTTCCGACGTGGCGCAGGCTAGAGGTTTGGACGTCGCGAAATCCAGCCAGTTTGCCAACGGGCGCGTTTTCACTCCAAAACAGGCGCTTAACGCGCGCCTAATCGATCATCTCGGAGGCATAAACTTTGCAAAGGAGCGGCTTATCAAGCTCTCTAAAGTCGATAATCCTATCTGGAACGAGAAAAGCAATATGGAGAAGTTGTTAGAAGGCGTTAAAAAGGAGGCGAAACTATTAGCCGCCGATCTGCTAACGCAGAAGATCAAAGCTAAAATGGAGCTAAATCCTTAGCTTAGCCCGCTCGCCGAAACTTTGACGCCGAGCGAGACGGCGCGTTTTAGCGCCGATCTTTTTCCACGCCGCCTAGCATAGGGACAAAGGAACAGTCGCCCAGCGTTTCTTTTGCGATCGCGCCGCTTTCTCGTTTAACGATCCGCGTTATTTGCCCGTCGATCGGAGCGACTAAAACGCCGCCCGCCGCAAGCTGTTCTAAAAGAGGCGGCGCTATGGTTCTCGTTTCGCAACTAAGCAGTATCCGATCAAAAGGCGCGTAAGTTTTCCAGCCGTTATGCCCGTCGTCAAAACGAACGTTGACGTTAAAATAGTTTAGCGCCCTAAACCGCGCCTTCGCCTCGATCGCCAGCCTCTCGATCCTTTCGACGGTAAAGACGCGGCGCGCCACGCGGCTAAGTATCGCCGCCTGATAGCCGCTCCCGCAACCGATCTCTAAAACTCCGTCCGCGTCGTCCGCGTCGAGCGCCGCCGTCATTTTGGCGACGGTTAGCGGAGAGGAGAGGCGTTGATTCGCGCCTATGGGCAGCGCGTCGCAGGAGTAGGTTAGCCGCTCCAAACCCGCCGGAATAAAAAGCGATCTATCGACTTCGGCGAAGGCGTTTAGCGTTTTTCGCGTGAGCGCGAGCTTTTGAGCGAGTTCGGCGGCAAAAACCGCCTGCGCTTGGTTTAGGGGCATAGGACTCCTTTGTCTGTTTTCGCGGCGTTAGTTTATCTATTTTAAGGCAAACGCTAACTCGTCAATTTTGAGAACTAAAAAGATAAAATACCCGACGATTAACTTAGGAGGCAAAGAATGGTAGCGGATATTGTTGTAGCGGCGATTGTCGCGCTGATTGTAATCGTCGTCATAGTGTCGTTTAATAAGCTCGTCGCGCTTAAAAACGGCTATAAAAACGCTTTCGCGCAGATCGAAATGCAGCTAAAACGCCGTTACGATCTTATTCCAAACCTTGTTGAAACCGTCAAGGGTTATCTAACGCACGAACGCGAAACGTTACAATCGGTGATCGAAGCGCGAAATCAGGCGTTTGGCGCTCTTTCGGCGGCGAAAAAAGCCGCCAACAGCGCCGAATCGATCGCCGCGTTGGGAGACGCCGAAGAGGCTTTGCGCGGCGCGCTCTCAAAGTTGAACGTCGTGGTGGAAGCCTATCCCGATCTTAAAGCGAATCAAAATATGCTAGCTTTACAAGAGGAGCTTACCTCCACCGAAAATAGAATCAGTTTCGCAAGGCAGGCATACAATGATTCGGTTACGGATTTCAACGCCTACCGCCAATCCTTTCCGCAAAACTTGTTCGCCTCTTTGTTGGGCTTCGATAAAGACGCGGGATTGCTTGAGTTTGCCGATAGCGCCGTATTTCAAGAGCCGC
The Helicobacteraceae bacterium genome window above contains:
- a CDS encoding LemA family protein, whose amino-acid sequence is MVADIVVAAIVALIVIVVIVSFNKLVALKNGYKNAFAQIEMQLKRRYDLIPNLVETVKGYLTHERETLQSVIEARNQAFGALSAAKKAANSAESIAALGDAEEALRGALSKLNVVVEAYPDLKANQNMLALQEELTSTENRISFARQAYNDSVTDFNAYRQSFPQNLFASLLGFDKDAGLLEFADSAVFQEPPKISFK
- a CDS encoding protein-L-isoaspartate(D-aspartate) O-methyltransferase, producing MPLNQAQAVFAAELAQKLALTRKTLNAFAEVDRSLFIPAGLERLTYSCDALPIGANQRLSSPLTVAKMTAALDADDADGVLEIGCGSGYQAAILSRVARRVFTVERIERLAIEAKARFRALNYFNVNVRFDDGHNGWKTYAPFDRILLSCETRTIAPPLLEQLAAGGVLVAPIDGQITRIVKRESGAIAKETLGDCSFVPMLGGVEKDRR
- the sppA gene encoding signal peptide peptidase SppA; amino-acid sequence: MAEFFKKLFYLITAPIAFIQNHFKAVLLVLIFALALLFSQSERQPNLYVIELYGEIFDASEFLANVEKAKAEHVKGVLLVVDSPGGAIAPSVEMMMAVRDLSRRKPVVAYASDVMASGSYYASAWANEIVANPGGLIGSIGVVIEGANMSKLLDTIGVKINVVKAGEYKEVGAFYRDPTAAEQAQLESLIEDIYDMFVSDVAQARGLDVAKSSQFANGRVFTPKQALNARLIDHLGGINFAKERLIKLSKVDNPIWNEKSNMEKLLEGVKKEAKLLAADLLTQKIKAKMELNP